Proteins from a single region of Syntrophales bacterium:
- a CDS encoding CsgG/HfaB family protein, producing MYGRLGNVLFLAVLLAGCVATGAAVQIDSASFLPDQGSREMVPDCCRSLYDTASTRVAIAPFSNNTTFDYAKEVQVHVEGTSDRQVRGAAAGRATRRGAGVVWGTDERRRFQQDTRMTRQEMNSKLSESLEDSVLDQIRGIPGMRVYTRKELAKVFDEMKLQQSGMVDQSTAVQLGKLAGAKYIVTGSFNNIALSYRSTQAIQRGGRDVGRRAADQRKGDDALWAALAGHAVAAVAEAAEGWSVEAEVLVRVLDVESGEVIFSKRFSGKEGLGKIPYPGFAEVVGGVKKAGTKNLEDLRPALSRNFSARGYVIQTKTSPDGSRRIALVSLGSKAGVKENLQLSVYAFSEVEDPMSGQKTCDQSRLPVVLRITDQIQQDKAWAAIEGDPQSIRRVKAGQFVETR from the coding sequence ATGTACGGCAGACTGGGAAACGTGCTGTTCCTGGCCGTTCTTCTGGCAGGCTGCGTCGCGACTGGGGCGGCGGTCCAGATCGATTCCGCCTCGTTTCTTCCCGACCAGGGATCCAGGGAGATGGTGCCAGATTGCTGCCGGTCCCTGTACGACACGGCCTCGACACGGGTGGCCATCGCCCCCTTCTCGAACAACACCACCTTCGACTATGCCAAAGAGGTTCAGGTCCACGTGGAGGGGACATCGGACCGCCAGGTCCGGGGGGCCGCCGCCGGCAGGGCGACGCGGCGCGGGGCCGGCGTCGTCTGGGGAACCGACGAGCGCCGGCGGTTCCAGCAGGACACCCGGATGACCCGGCAGGAGATGAACTCGAAGCTGAGCGAGTCCCTGGAGGACTCCGTGCTGGACCAGATCCGGGGAATCCCCGGGATGCGCGTCTACACGCGGAAGGAGCTGGCCAAGGTGTTCGACGAGATGAAGCTCCAGCAGTCGGGCATGGTGGACCAGTCCACGGCTGTGCAACTCGGAAAACTGGCCGGGGCCAAGTATATTGTCACCGGCTCTTTCAACAACATCGCCCTCTCGTATCGGAGCACCCAGGCCATCCAGAGGGGAGGCCGCGACGTGGGCCGGCGGGCGGCGGATCAGCGCAAGGGAGACGACGCCCTCTGGGCGGCCCTGGCGGGGCATGCCGTGGCGGCGGTCGCCGAGGCCGCGGAAGGCTGGAGTGTGGAGGCGGAGGTCCTGGTCCGGGTCCTGGACGTGGAGAGCGGGGAGGTGATCTTCTCCAAGAGGTTCTCCGGAAAGGAAGGCCTGGGTAAGATCCCGTATCCCGGCTTTGCCGAGGTCGTCGGCGGAGTCAAGAAGGCGGGAACGAAGAATCTGGAGGACCTGCGGCCGGCTCTTTCCAGGAATTTTTCCGCCCGCGGCTACGTCATCCAGACCAAAACCAGCCCCGACGGAAGCCGGCGTATCGCCCTCGTCAGCCTGGGAAGCAAGGCAGGTGTAAAGGAAAACCTGCAGTTGTCCGTCTACGCGTTCTCGGAAGTGGAAGACCCCATGAGCGGCCAGAAGACCTGCGACCAGTCCCGGCTGCCGGTCGTCCTGCGGATTACCGACCAGATTCAACAGGACAAGGCCTGGGCGGCCATCGAGGGGGACCCGCAGAGCATACGGCGGGTGAAGGCGGGACAATTCGTGGAGACGCGCTGA
- the mnmE gene encoding tRNA uridine-5-carboxymethylaminomethyl(34) synthesis GTPase MnmE: protein MSETDTIVAVATPPGVGAIGIIRLSGPDSLPVARRLFQPSNPRIEWTSHRMLHGRVFSGAGDFLDEVLLCWMQGPHSFSGEDAVEIYCHGGPVILRSVLSEAVHAGARPAEPGEFTKRAFLNGRMDLAQAEAVADMIAARTEAARKVAASQLKGELSRRIESLRNGLMDVLVHLEVEIDFSDEDLAPVPPESLAERVMSLRDGIGDLLDTWNEGRLYRSGASVVIAGRSNVGKSSLLNRLLGMERAIVTPTPGTTRDFIEEWISLEGIPVKLADTAGIRDTEDPAEREGIRRVWERISAADRVIVLLDGSEALTAEDRRITGEVGSRKGFPVINKADLTPVIDTEEVRALFDGQAPLWISAKRGDGIPELMKSLHRFLLQGGGAVSLEGLLSNARHKAALEGAQYFLSQAVSGLAAGCSPEVAACDIQDALDRMGDIVGKTTAEQVLERIFSTFCIGK from the coding sequence GTGTCTGAAACCGACACCATTGTCGCCGTCGCCACCCCGCCCGGGGTGGGTGCGATCGGGATCATACGGCTCAGCGGACCGGACAGCCTGCCCGTGGCGAGACGTCTTTTCCAGCCGTCGAACCCCCGTATCGAGTGGACCAGCCATCGGATGCTGCACGGCCGCGTGTTTTCCGGTGCGGGAGATTTCCTCGACGAGGTCCTGCTCTGCTGGATGCAGGGCCCGCATTCCTTCTCCGGCGAAGATGCAGTTGAAATTTACTGCCACGGGGGGCCCGTCATCCTCCGGTCCGTCCTGTCGGAAGCGGTACATGCCGGGGCCCGGCCGGCGGAGCCGGGTGAGTTCACGAAGCGGGCTTTCCTGAATGGCCGTATGGACTTGGCCCAGGCGGAGGCGGTGGCGGACATGATCGCCGCCCGGACCGAAGCGGCCCGGAAAGTCGCCGCATCCCAGCTGAAGGGGGAATTGTCCCGGCGGATCGAATCCCTCCGGAACGGACTGATGGATGTCCTGGTCCACCTGGAGGTGGAGATCGATTTCAGCGACGAGGACCTGGCTCCGGTTCCGCCGGAGTCGCTGGCGGAGCGGGTGATGTCCCTCCGGGACGGGATCGGGGACCTGCTGGATACCTGGAACGAAGGCCGGCTATACCGGAGCGGAGCCTCCGTGGTCATCGCCGGGCGTTCCAACGTCGGGAAATCCAGCCTCCTCAACCGGCTCCTGGGGATGGAGCGGGCCATCGTGACCCCCACGCCGGGAACGACCCGGGACTTCATCGAAGAATGGATCTCTCTGGAGGGGATTCCCGTGAAACTGGCCGATACGGCCGGGATCCGGGACACGGAAGACCCGGCCGAACGGGAGGGCATCCGGAGGGTCTGGGAACGGATCTCCGCCGCCGACCGGGTGATCGTGCTCCTGGACGGAAGCGAGGCCCTGACCGCGGAGGACCGCCGGATCACCGGAGAGGTGGGCAGCCGGAAGGGCTTTCCCGTGATCAACAAAGCGGACCTGACACCCGTCATCGATACGGAGGAGGTGCGGGCGCTGTTTGACGGGCAGGCGCCCCTGTGGATTTCGGCGAAACGGGGTGATGGAATTCCGGAGTTGATGAAATCCCTTCACCGTTTCCTCCTGCAGGGTGGCGGTGCCGTGTCTTTGGAGGGACTCCTGTCGAACGCCCGCCACAAGGCCGCCCTGGAGGGCGCCCAGTACTTTCTCTCCCAGGCCGTATCGGGCCTCGCGGCGGGGTGCTCGCCCGAGGTTGCCGCCTGCGATATCCAGGACGCTCTGGACCGGATGGGTGACATCGTGGGCAAGACAACGGCGGAGCAGGTCCTGGAGCGGATTTTTTCCACGTTCTGCATCGGAAAATAG
- a CDS encoding ABC transporter permease subunit, producing MGRLVWFEAVKTFTKLRTYIGFLAFGILVPLVVAGLRMGGQRAFERNLLAPLEQDFIIGGNVLNGWFFGFFFLGALWVHVPIVLTLVAGDQIAGEGNAGTFRFLLTRAVSRTRIITAKFLVTLLYTALMVLFIGVLTLGLSLAVFGGGDLLVVKRGITVLPEAVLPFHFLLAWGLAILSMCVVSALCFLFSAFTDNSIGPIVATMAVIIISLIVITLPFDLFQAIRPWLFVNYFDTWQKVFADPVPWDEIVRNIWILLGFTALFFFVALAWFNRKDILS from the coding sequence GTGGGACGTCTGGTCTGGTTCGAAGCGGTCAAGACATTCACGAAACTCCGGACTTACATCGGGTTCCTGGCCTTTGGCATCCTTGTTCCCCTGGTCGTCGCCGGCCTCCGCATGGGCGGCCAGAGGGCCTTCGAGCGGAACCTCCTGGCCCCCCTGGAGCAGGACTTCATCATCGGCGGAAACGTCCTCAACGGCTGGTTCTTCGGATTTTTCTTCCTGGGCGCCTTGTGGGTCCATGTACCCATCGTCCTGACCCTGGTGGCGGGAGACCAGATCGCCGGAGAGGGGAACGCCGGCACCTTCCGGTTCCTCCTGACCCGTGCCGTGTCGCGGACCCGGATCATCACCGCGAAGTTCCTGGTCACCCTCCTGTATACGGCGCTGATGGTCCTGTTCATCGGCGTCCTGACCCTGGGGCTTTCCCTGGCCGTTTTCGGCGGAGGGGACCTCCTGGTGGTGAAGCGGGGGATCACGGTCCTTCCGGAGGCGGTCCTGCCTTTTCATTTCCTTCTGGCCTGGGGGCTCGCCATCCTCAGCATGTGCGTCGTGTCCGCCCTGTGTTTCCTCTTTTCCGCCTTCACGGACAATTCCATCGGCCCCATCGTGGCCACCATGGCGGTCATCATCATCAGCCTCATCGTCATCACGCTCCCCTTCGATCTGTTCCAGGCCATCCGGCCCTGGCTTTTCGTGAACTACTTCGACACCTGGCAGAAGGTCTTCGCCGATCCCGTTCCCTGGGATGAGATCGTGAGGAACATCTGGATCCTCCTGGGCTTCACGGCACTCTTTTTCTTTGTGGCCCTCGCCTGGTTTAACCGCAAGGACATCCTGTCATGA
- a CDS encoding CsgG/HfaB family protein → MTNTSIHPSVRQRVFRLLPVFVPAFFICLALSGCATKVRVNMLQPAAYHQASLTKAVAVVPFGGPDGTGFAAEIEGVLASINIDDRPYFSLVDRQSLNRIISEQKFSQSGLVDPNTAAKLGRMVGAQGIYTGTVTASDVKEQRYREQRRECIEREAKKKDAGFFDVPKCLKYRNYNVNCLKRDVTFAVTPKLIDVSTGRVLYSRNLGGSTSSSGCSDGAQPKGGDELLEQVKGTARAQFRKDVAPFYVTVEIALMDMTDGIATAEPKDALKRGVEYAGRGRLDAACEIWGAARIQAPTSPALLYNLGVCAESRGDADAALSLYRQADKLLGKPDDDITAALNRVSAVIKNRMKLQQQLHPQG, encoded by the coding sequence ATGACCAATACCAGCATTCATCCGTCTGTCCGCCAACGTGTTTTCAGGCTCCTTCCCGTTTTTGTCCCGGCCTTTTTCATCTGTCTTGCCCTGTCGGGATGCGCCACCAAGGTCCGGGTGAACATGCTGCAGCCCGCAGCGTATCACCAGGCGTCGCTGACCAAGGCGGTGGCCGTCGTTCCGTTCGGCGGTCCCGACGGCACCGGCTTCGCCGCCGAGATCGAAGGGGTCCTGGCCAGCATCAACATCGACGACCGGCCCTATTTCTCCCTGGTGGACCGCCAGTCCCTCAACCGGATCATCAGCGAGCAGAAGTTTTCCCAGAGCGGGCTGGTGGATCCGAACACCGCCGCCAAACTGGGGCGCATGGTAGGGGCGCAGGGGATCTATACAGGGACGGTGACGGCATCGGACGTGAAAGAACAGCGATACCGGGAGCAGCGCCGGGAGTGCATCGAGCGGGAGGCGAAAAAGAAGGACGCGGGCTTTTTCGATGTGCCCAAGTGCCTGAAGTACCGTAACTACAACGTAAATTGCCTGAAGCGGGACGTGACGTTCGCCGTCACGCCCAAGCTGATTGACGTATCGACGGGTCGCGTCCTCTATTCCCGGAACCTGGGCGGCTCGACCAGCTCGTCCGGCTGCTCCGATGGAGCGCAGCCCAAGGGCGGGGACGAACTCCTGGAACAGGTGAAGGGCACGGCGAGGGCTCAGTTCCGCAAGGATGTGGCTCCCTTCTATGTGACCGTGGAGATCGCGCTCATGGACATGACCGATGGAATCGCCACCGCGGAGCCCAAGGATGCCCTCAAGAGGGGGGTCGAGTACGCCGGCCGGGGCCGGCTGGACGCGGCCTGCGAGATCTGGGGAGCGGCGCGGATCCAGGCCCCCACATCGCCGGCCCTGTTGTACAATCTGGGTGTCTGCGCGGAGAGCCGAGGCGACGCCGATGCCGCCCTGTCCCTGTACCGCCAGGCCGACAAGCTGCTCGGCAAGCCCGATGACGACATTACGGCGGCCCTGAACCGGGTGTCCGCGGTGATCAAGAACCGCATGAAACTGCAACAGCAGCTCCACCCGCAGGGTTGA
- the jag gene encoding RNA-binding cell elongation regulator Jag/EloR produces the protein METLEIEAKTIDEAIEKACREFSVPREKLNIEIISEGVSGFLGFGQKKAKIRAGLLSIDQALEEVLLEEGPETPAARREKPREKARVREPETAAPPMKAVEVEKPPARQAPPPAEKPSARPAPPALESREALPVKAPVEFNPEFAEKARELLVGILVRMDLEYPVVVEETEDTIRLNIQGECSGLLIGKHGQNLDAIQYIVNKALHKGSNGGKPVVIDIEAYRKRREESLVTLAAKLGEKVKKTRKAVTVSNMNAHDRRIIHLALQNDAALVTKSRGEGEYRKIVIMPSRKGRPVRNEG, from the coding sequence ATGGAAACACTCGAAATTGAAGCAAAAACCATCGACGAAGCGATCGAGAAGGCCTGCCGGGAATTCAGCGTACCCCGGGAAAAGCTGAACATCGAGATCATCTCCGAGGGTGTGTCGGGATTCCTCGGGTTCGGGCAGAAGAAGGCGAAAATCAGGGCGGGCCTCCTGTCCATCGACCAGGCCCTGGAGGAGGTTCTCCTGGAAGAAGGGCCGGAAACACCGGCGGCCCGCAGGGAAAAACCCCGGGAGAAAGCGCGTGTCCGGGAGCCGGAGACCGCCGCCCCGCCGATGAAGGCGGTGGAGGTGGAGAAACCGCCCGCCCGCCAGGCACCTCCACCAGCGGAAAAACCGTCGGCCCGGCCGGCGCCCCCTGCCTTGGAAAGCCGGGAAGCGTTGCCGGTGAAGGCCCCGGTTGAATTCAATCCCGAGTTCGCGGAGAAAGCAAGGGAACTCCTCGTGGGAATCCTCGTCCGGATGGACCTGGAGTATCCCGTGGTCGTCGAAGAGACGGAGGACACGATCCGGCTCAACATTCAGGGCGAGTGCAGCGGCCTGCTCATCGGAAAGCATGGACAGAACCTGGATGCCATCCAGTACATCGTCAACAAGGCCCTCCACAAAGGTAGCAACGGAGGCAAGCCCGTCGTCATCGATATCGAGGCCTACCGGAAGCGGCGGGAGGAGTCTCTGGTAACCCTGGCGGCGAAACTGGGCGAAAAGGTCAAGAAGACCCGGAAAGCCGTCACGGTCAGCAACATGAACGCCCACGACCGGCGGATCATTCACCTTGCCCTGCAGAACGATGCAGCCCTGGTAACGAAAAGCCGGGGCGAGGGGGAATACCGCAAGATCGTCATCATGCCTTCCCGGAAGGGCCGTCCCGTCCGGAACGAGGGCTGA
- a CDS encoding flavin reductase family protein gives MGKVSIGTNVYVYPNPVTLLGTMVEGKINFMPLGWVSRVNADPPWIGIGVNRGHHSSKGIHENGTFSVNFPSADMMEETDYCGLVSGSKADKSGLFKCFYGPLKTAPLIEACPLCLECRLVQSVDLPTNDWFIGEIVSAWIEDACLTDGKPDIRKMNPLLLTMPDNRYWTVGSEAGRAWGAGADLLKRRKGES, from the coding sequence ATGGGAAAGGTATCCATCGGCACCAATGTCTACGTGTACCCGAATCCCGTCACCCTGCTGGGGACGATGGTGGAGGGAAAAATCAATTTCATGCCGCTCGGCTGGGTGTCCAGGGTGAATGCGGATCCCCCCTGGATCGGCATCGGCGTCAACCGGGGACACCACTCGTCAAAAGGAATTCATGAAAACGGAACCTTCAGCGTGAACTTCCCGTCCGCCGACATGATGGAGGAGACGGATTACTGCGGCCTCGTGTCGGGGAGCAAGGCCGACAAATCGGGCCTCTTCAAGTGCTTCTACGGACCCCTGAAGACCGCCCCTCTGATCGAAGCCTGCCCGCTCTGCCTGGAGTGCAGGCTGGTCCAGAGCGTGGACCTGCCGACCAACGACTGGTTCATCGGTGAGATCGTCTCGGCCTGGATCGAGGACGCCTGCCTGACCGACGGGAAACCGGACATCCGCAAGATGAACCCGCTGCTCCTGACGATGCCGGACAACCGTTACTGGACCGTTGGCTCCGAGGCGGGCAGGGCCTGGGGCGCCGGCGCGGACCTGTTGAAACGCCGGAAAGGGGAATCCTAA
- a CDS encoding ABC transporter ATP-binding protein: MSDLVLRTINLTKRYGNRLAVNGLSIEVRRGDVFGFLGPNGAGKSTAIRMILRLVFPTEGDVELFGRSLRRDGHRVLDRVGAIVEKPAFYGHLSAYRNLEILGGMRRRAPRARIIEGLERVGLLDRADDRVKTFSHGMNQRLGLALALLSEPELIILDEPTTGLDPQGVKDVRDLILELARERGMTVFLSSHLLHEVEMTATRMAVIHQGLLRVEGAVRELLGEGEAVVTVRTDQLDEAARWIESRGGYPSPERRGDGFTLKMDLRRVPELNRELVQAGFQVQALIPERSLETYFLSLVGD; this comes from the coding sequence TTGTCCGATCTTGTCCTTCGAACCATCAACCTGACCAAGCGCTACGGGAACCGCCTGGCCGTGAACGGCCTGAGCATCGAGGTCCGCCGGGGCGACGTTTTCGGTTTCCTGGGGCCTAACGGGGCCGGTAAGAGCACGGCCATCCGGATGATCCTCCGCCTCGTCTTTCCGACGGAGGGAGACGTGGAGCTGTTCGGCCGTTCGCTTCGGCGAGACGGCCACCGGGTCCTCGATCGGGTGGGTGCCATTGTCGAGAAGCCCGCCTTCTACGGCCACCTGTCGGCTTACCGGAACCTCGAGATCCTGGGAGGTATGAGGCGGCGCGCACCCCGGGCCCGCATCATCGAGGGGCTGGAGCGGGTAGGCCTGCTGGACCGGGCGGATGACCGGGTGAAGACCTTCTCACACGGCATGAACCAGCGCCTCGGGCTGGCCCTGGCCCTGCTGTCCGAGCCCGAGCTGATCATCCTGGATGAGCCCACGACGGGGCTGGATCCGCAGGGCGTGAAGGACGTCCGTGACCTGATCCTGGAACTGGCCCGGGAGCGGGGGATGACGGTCTTTCTTTCCTCCCATCTCCTCCACGAGGTGGAGATGACGGCCACGCGCATGGCCGTCATCCACCAGGGGCTTCTCCGGGTTGAAGGCGCCGTCCGGGAGCTGCTGGGAGAGGGCGAGGCGGTGGTGACCGTGCGCACGGACCAGCTGGATGAAGCTGCCCGCTGGATCGAGTCCCGGGGCGGCTATCCGTCACCGGAGCGGCGGGGCGATGGATTTACCCTGAAGATGGACCTCCGGCGGGTCCCGGAGCTGAACCGCGAGCTGGTCCAGGCGGGCTTTCAGGTCCAGGCCCTGATTCCGGAGCGCTCCCTGGAGACGTATTTCCTGAGCCTGGTGGGGGACTGA
- a CDS encoding transketolase family protein: MTETLGIREAYGEALVELGRENRNIVVLDADLSGSTMTKLFAREYPERFFDMGVAEQDMMGTAAGLALAGKTAFASTFAVFATGRAWEQVRQAIAYPQLNVKIVASHGGVSVGEDGASHQMTEDLALMRAMPNMRVIVPADAHETRAIIRLVAETPGPFYVRTSRMKFPVIYKPDVSFRLGRGDVLRPGSDVSIIACGYMVHPALQAADALQAKGISARVVNMPTLKPVDEELILACARETKGIVTAEEHSIIGGLGSAVCEVLCESRPAPVRRVGVRDQFCSSGRADDLFEEYGLTAGNIVRTVEDMLRTSP, translated from the coding sequence ATGACGGAAACCCTGGGTATACGGGAAGCCTACGGCGAGGCCCTGGTGGAACTGGGGCGGGAGAACCGGAACATCGTTGTCCTGGACGCGGATCTTTCCGGATCCACCATGACGAAGCTCTTCGCCCGGGAGTACCCTGAGCGTTTCTTCGACATGGGGGTGGCGGAGCAGGACATGATGGGAACCGCCGCCGGGCTCGCCTTGGCGGGGAAGACCGCCTTTGCCAGCACCTTCGCCGTCTTTGCCACCGGGCGTGCCTGGGAGCAGGTCCGCCAGGCCATTGCGTACCCGCAGCTCAACGTAAAGATTGTGGCCAGCCATGGCGGCGTTTCCGTCGGAGAAGACGGGGCGAGCCACCAGATGACGGAAGATCTCGCCCTCATGCGGGCCATGCCGAACATGCGAGTCATCGTGCCCGCCGACGCTCACGAGACGAGAGCAATCATCCGGCTGGTCGCCGAAACCCCGGGGCCGTTCTATGTGCGGACCTCCCGGATGAAATTCCCCGTGATCTACAAACCCGACGTATCCTTCCGGCTCGGCCGGGGGGATGTGCTTCGCCCAGGCTCGGATGTCTCGATCATCGCCTGCGGCTACATGGTACATCCCGCACTGCAGGCGGCGGATGCTCTCCAGGCGAAGGGAATATCCGCCCGGGTCGTGAACATGCCGACCCTCAAACCGGTCGACGAGGAACTGATCCTGGCCTGCGCCCGGGAGACGAAGGGCATCGTCACCGCCGAGGAGCATTCCATCATCGGCGGCCTGGGAAGCGCCGTCTGCGAGGTTCTCTGCGAGAGCAGGCCGGCACCGGTCCGGCGCGTCGGGGTGAGGGACCAGTTCTGCTCGTCCGGCAGGGCGGACGATCTTTTCGAGGAGTATGGACTGACGGCCGGGAATATCGTCCGGACCGTGGAGGACATGCTCCGGACCTCGCCCTGA
- the mscL gene encoding large conductance mechanosensitive channel protein MscL: protein MLKEFKEFAMRGNVVDMAVGIIIGAAFGTIVKSLVDDVIMPPIGMILGNVDFSNLYVVLKEGAVAGPYAALADAKKAGAVTLNYGLFINTIISFLIVAFSVFLVIRGMNRLKREAPAEATVKECPKCFTEIPVKAVRCPHCTSDL, encoded by the coding sequence ATGCTGAAGGAATTCAAAGAATTCGCGATGCGCGGCAACGTGGTGGACATGGCGGTGGGCATCATCATCGGGGCGGCCTTCGGGACGATCGTGAAATCCCTGGTGGACGACGTCATCATGCCCCCCATCGGAATGATCCTGGGCAACGTGGACTTTTCAAACCTCTACGTGGTCCTGAAGGAAGGCGCCGTAGCGGGACCATACGCGGCGCTCGCGGACGCGAAAAAGGCCGGCGCGGTGACGCTCAACTACGGTCTTTTCATCAACACCATTATCAGCTTCCTCATCGTCGCATTCTCGGTGTTCCTTGTCATAAGGGGTATGAACCGGCTGAAGCGGGAGGCACCGGCGGAGGCGACCGTCAAGGAGTGCCCGAAGTGCTTCACCGAAATCCCCGTCAAGGCGGTCCGCTGTCCCCACTGCACATCGGACCTGTAA
- a CDS encoding PAS domain-containing protein codes for MPEAFLKNLGPWLMGLPFSLTVCDEKGTILYMNDRADRSFESQGGKTLVGSNLLDCHPEPAKTRLGEIMEKQERNAYTVEKKGTRRLIFQSPWYRDGVYAGFFELILPLPENLPHFIRKG; via the coding sequence GTGCCGGAAGCATTCCTGAAAAACCTGGGACCGTGGCTGATGGGACTGCCCTTTTCCCTGACGGTCTGCGACGAAAAGGGAACGATCCTCTACATGAACGACCGGGCGGACCGTTCCTTCGAATCGCAGGGGGGGAAGACGCTGGTGGGCTCGAACCTCCTGGACTGCCATCCCGAACCGGCAAAAACAAGGCTGGGGGAAATCATGGAAAAACAGGAGCGGAATGCCTACACCGTTGAAAAAAAGGGGACCCGAAGATTGATCTTCCAGTCCCCCTGGTACCGCGACGGCGTTTACGCCGGTTTCTTCGAGCTGATCCTGCCGCTCCCGGAGAACCTGCCCCACTTCATCCGGAAGGGATAA
- a CDS encoding transketolase — MTTMKEERPLESLQDTARNLRIRILRMLHEAKSGHTGGSLSAADIITALYFHVMRHRPDDPEWPGRDRFILSKGHAAPALYTALAMAGYFDEGLLATLRKVHSCLQGHPNARCTPGVDATSGSLGQGLSVANGIALGLRLDGNESSVYVLMGDGEVQEGQVWEAAMTAAHRRLGKVLAIVDNNGLQIDGFVKDVKGVEPLADKWSSFGWDVRVVDGHDFGSLLPVLESVKEKPLVDVPTMVIARTVKGKGVSIFENQAKYHGVAPSDDELARALQELGAA, encoded by the coding sequence ATGACCACGATGAAAGAGGAAAGACCATTGGAGTCCCTTCAAGACACGGCGCGCAACCTGCGCATCCGAATCCTGCGCATGCTCCATGAGGCGAAATCGGGGCACACGGGAGGTTCCCTTTCCGCGGCGGACATCATCACCGCCCTGTATTTCCATGTCATGAGACACCGTCCGGACGATCCGGAATGGCCGGGCCGGGACCGTTTCATCCTTTCCAAGGGACACGCCGCGCCGGCGCTTTATACCGCCCTGGCCATGGCGGGTTATTTCGACGAGGGCCTTCTGGCCACCCTTCGCAAGGTCCACAGTTGCCTGCAGGGGCATCCGAACGCCCGCTGCACGCCCGGTGTGGATGCCACCTCCGGCTCCCTGGGGCAGGGGCTCTCGGTGGCCAACGGAATCGCCCTGGGGCTGCGCCTCGACGGAAACGAGTCTTCCGTTTACGTGCTCATGGGGGATGGCGAGGTACAGGAGGGGCAGGTCTGGGAGGCCGCCATGACGGCGGCGCACCGGCGCCTCGGAAAGGTGCTGGCGATCGTCGACAACAACGGGCTGCAGATCGACGGGTTCGTGAAGGACGTGAAAGGGGTCGAGCCGCTGGCCGACAAGTGGAGCTCTTTCGGGTGGGATGTCCGGGTCGTGGACGGCCACGATTTCGGTTCCCTGCTCCCGGTCCTTGAATCGGTAAAGGAAAAACCCCTCGTGGACGTACCGACCATGGTGATCGCGCGGACCGTGAAGGGCAAGGGGGTCTCCATCTTCGAGAATCAGGCAAAATACCACGGCGTGGCGCCCTCCGACGACGAGCTGGCGCGGGCGCTTCAGGAACTGGGGGCGGCATGA